In the genome of Bradyrhizobium arachidis, one region contains:
- a CDS encoding class I mannose-6-phosphate isomerase: MTIEHASVQVARKPWGVADIRPWSCIDVSGDPVGELWFERIDKDAPGSALLLKLLFTSQPLSIQVHPNDEFAHAIDLPNGKTEAWYILSAAPGARVALGLTRRLTPQALRAAIRDGSIAGLVQWRPVAKGDFICVPGGTIHAIGAGIVLAEIQQRSDTTFRLFDFGRHRELHEDDAVAASVAGPSQAQSAPRRLTDARRILVASPQFVLERVDFQANSQWALDANRETWMLVIEGKGRIGHTDATVGDAIFIEADSAGIAIGPDGMSGLVAYPGPDPMVSLMQDCTGRATKSPDASTGTGSRKSGKIIEAQT; the protein is encoded by the coding sequence ATGACCATCGAACATGCCTCGGTGCAGGTTGCGCGCAAACCATGGGGGGTCGCAGACATCCGACCATGGAGCTGCATCGACGTTTCGGGCGACCCCGTCGGGGAGTTGTGGTTCGAGCGCATCGATAAAGATGCACCAGGCTCCGCCCTGCTGCTCAAGCTCCTGTTTACCAGCCAACCTCTGTCGATCCAGGTCCACCCCAACGATGAATTCGCGCACGCCATCGATTTGCCGAACGGGAAGACCGAGGCATGGTACATCCTGTCAGCAGCGCCGGGCGCGCGGGTAGCGCTGGGACTGACGCGGCGCCTCACGCCGCAGGCGTTGCGCGCAGCGATCAGGGACGGCTCGATCGCCGGTCTCGTGCAATGGCGCCCTGTTGCGAAGGGCGACTTCATCTGCGTCCCCGGCGGCACAATCCACGCCATCGGCGCCGGTATCGTGCTCGCCGAGATTCAGCAACGCAGCGATACGACATTCCGCCTGTTCGACTTTGGCAGGCACCGCGAGCTGCACGAAGACGACGCGGTGGCCGCTTCCGTCGCCGGGCCATCCCAGGCTCAATCCGCTCCGCGGCGTCTCACGGACGCACGAAGAATTCTCGTCGCGAGCCCACAATTCGTGCTCGAGCGGGTCGATTTCCAGGCCAATTCGCAGTGGGCGCTCGATGCCAACCGGGAAACCTGGATGCTCGTGATCGAGGGGAAGGGGCGCATCGGGCATACGGATGCGACCGTCGGTGACGCGATCTTCATTGAGGCAGACAGCGCCGGCATCGCGATTGGCCCGGACGGAATGAGCGGCCTGGTCGCCTATCCGGGACCGGATCCCATGGTTTCGCTGATGCAGGACTGCACCGGACGAGCGACCAAGTCTCCCGATGCATCCACCGGCACGGGCTCCAGGAAATCGGGCAAGATCATCGAGGCACAGACATGA
- a CDS encoding Crp/Fnr family transcriptional regulator has translation MFVQGDVADAVFYIQKGKIKLTVVSDQGKEAVVGMLEPGQFFGEGCLNGQPLRIATTTAMEDSIITRISKLAMISALEGRPKFSQLFMAYLLTRNSRIEEDLIDQLFNSSEKRLARLLLLLANFGKETSPQPIGVKISQETLAEMIGATRSRVSFFMNKFRRLGFISYNGKIEVHSSLLNAVLIEKSELGRKD, from the coding sequence GTGTTCGTGCAGGGAGATGTCGCGGACGCGGTTTTCTACATTCAAAAAGGAAAGATCAAGCTCACGGTCGTTTCCGACCAGGGCAAGGAAGCCGTCGTCGGGATGTTGGAGCCGGGACAATTCTTTGGTGAAGGTTGTCTCAACGGCCAGCCATTGCGTATCGCGACGACTACGGCAATGGAAGACAGCATCATCACTAGAATATCGAAACTGGCAATGATTTCAGCGCTCGAAGGCAGGCCCAAGTTCTCCCAATTGTTCATGGCGTACCTGCTCACGCGCAATAGCCGAATTGAAGAAGATCTGATCGACCAACTATTCAACTCCAGCGAAAAACGTCTGGCGCGGCTGTTGCTTCTGCTCGCGAATTTCGGCAAGGAAACCAGCCCGCAGCCTATTGGGGTCAAGATCAGCCAGGAAACACTTGCCGAAATGATCGGCGCGACCCGATCGCGGGTTAGTTTCTTCATGAATAAATTCCGCAGGCTTGGCTTCATCAGCTACAATGGAAAAATCGAGGTCCATAGCTCGCTCCTGAACGCCGTTCTGATTGAGAAGTCGGAGCTGGGCCGGAAGGACTGA
- a CDS encoding MBL fold metallo-hydrolase: protein MRKIRLPIALVLQVFLYGTSPSLAQSMAPIPHVAVQGADLYRFRVGAVNVIALSDGTVPQDLYALLTNTTQAKTDALLEVSFLRNPIEASINVFLIALPDRLVLVDTGSGELFGPGNGGKLLSSLAAAGYRPEQITDILITHVHTDHSGGLVEGQRIVFANATVRVGKPDVDFFLNPANSAESGYDRKYFDEAIKTLKPYVDAGKVAAFSSSTEVVPGISSSSKGNIVDFQSASAPRLKGRLLLRRSSRRWR from the coding sequence ATGCGCAAAATACGCCTGCCAATTGCCCTTGTTCTTCAAGTATTTCTCTACGGAACGTCGCCGAGCTTGGCTCAGTCGATGGCGCCAATACCGCACGTCGCGGTGCAGGGCGCCGATCTCTATCGCTTCCGGGTCGGTGCGGTCAACGTCATCGCCTTGTCAGACGGCACGGTGCCGCAGGACCTGTATGCCCTGCTGACCAACACCACTCAAGCGAAGACGGACGCCCTTCTCGAGGTGAGCTTTCTGCGCAATCCGATCGAGGCGTCGATCAACGTGTTCCTGATCGCGCTGCCTGATCGCCTCGTGCTCGTCGATACAGGTTCTGGCGAGCTCTTTGGGCCAGGAAACGGTGGCAAGCTCCTATCCAGTCTTGCGGCGGCCGGCTACCGGCCGGAGCAGATCACCGACATTCTGATCACCCACGTCCACACCGACCACAGCGGTGGCCTGGTCGAAGGCCAGAGGATCGTATTTGCGAACGCGACGGTCCGTGTCGGAAAGCCGGATGTCGACTTCTTCCTGAACCCGGCGAATTCCGCCGAGTCAGGTTACGACCGCAAATACTTCGACGAGGCGATCAAGACTCTCAAGCCCTATGTGGACGCCGGAAAGGTCGCTGCGTTCTCGAGCTCCACGGAAGTCGTCCCCGGTATTTCAAGCTCGTCGAAAGGTAACATCGTCGACTTCCAGAGCGCGTCCGCACCGCGCCTCAAGGGCCGCCTTCTCCTCAGGAGATCGTCGAGGAGGTGGAGATGA
- a CDS encoding ferritin-like domain-containing protein, with protein MAKMKKLEDLFHDTLKDVYFAEKKILATLPKMMKAAQHADLKAAFEKHLGETEGQIERLEQVFAEIDKKPQGKTCDAIVGIAKEGQEIMDEYEGMPAHDAGLLAAAQAVEHYEMSRYGTLRTWAEELGYTKSVKLLQQTLDQERATDAALTKLAKAVINLDAEQDEAA; from the coding sequence ATGGCGAAAATGAAGAAGCTCGAAGACCTGTTTCACGACACTCTCAAGGACGTCTATTTCGCCGAGAAGAAGATTCTCGCGACCCTGCCGAAAATGATGAAGGCTGCGCAGCATGCCGACCTCAAGGCCGCTTTCGAGAAACACCTTGGCGAGACCGAAGGTCAGATCGAGCGCCTAGAGCAGGTGTTCGCCGAAATCGACAAGAAGCCCCAGGGCAAGACCTGTGATGCCATCGTGGGTATCGCGAAGGAAGGGCAGGAGATCATGGACGAGTACGAGGGCATGCCCGCCCACGATGCCGGGTTGCTCGCCGCTGCGCAGGCCGTCGAACACTACGAGATGAGCCGCTACGGCACGCTTCGTACCTGGGCCGAGGAACTCGGTTACACCAAGTCGGTCAAGTTGCTCCAGCAGACCCTCGACCAGGAACGTGCGACTGACGCCGCGCTGACCAAGCTTGCGAAAGCCGTCATCAACCTGGACGCTGAGCAAGACGAAGCAGCGTGA
- a CDS encoding glycosyltransferase family 4 protein translates to MTSLRRIALIGNSLPRRCGIATFTTDLQRAISASRPDLETCIVAMTDRGQAYEYPPAVAFQIKDDNVEDYLRAADFLNAGRFDTVCLQHEFGIFGGEAGAHILPLLARLTMPVVTTLHTVLANPSAKQRAVMERIVDASSKVVVMANKARELLRSVYLVPDDKIEVIAHGIPDVAFAGPDAAKARLGFDGKSVILTFGLLSPNKGIEVMIDAMPSILKHRANAVYVVLGATHPNLVRDQGEAYRESLMARVRALGVEDHVVFLDRFVDQATLLEFISMCDVYVTPYLNEAQMTSGTLAYSFGLGKAVVSTPYWHARELLTDGCGVLVPFGDAAAIGGEIAKLLTDDPRRQEMGQRAYAMSRMMTWERTAERYMSAFEAARQGHRLKVFARPDSGAPEPRGPAAPDMQIGHFMTMCDDIGLFQHAVQSVPDRSHGYCVDDNARALLLACALNNPGEQALPEILTTRFAAFVQHAWNPDIRRFRNFMGFNRTWLEDRGSEDSHGRTLWALGEAARGDASPSRRRWATDLFAQALSTAESFSSPRAWAFMLLGLDAYCTVAPDDLHAREVRHALADRLMSCLASVETPDWVWFEEGLAYDNARLPQALMLTGMTTQTPQYRDAGLRSLRWLMTQQTSVAGHFRPVGTASFGEQRQHPRAFDQQPVEATATIAACLTAWRADGDAEWKTMAMRAFGWFLGSNDLSVALVDPHTGSCRDGLHPDRANENRGGESVVCYLLGLAEIRQLARVNTSLNKPTSLRAVGA, encoded by the coding sequence ATGACGTCGCTCCGCCGCATCGCCCTTATCGGCAACTCGCTGCCTCGCCGTTGCGGAATCGCAACCTTCACGACGGACCTGCAGAGAGCGATATCGGCGTCACGCCCTGATCTGGAAACCTGCATCGTGGCGATGACCGATCGCGGCCAGGCCTACGAGTATCCGCCGGCGGTCGCTTTCCAGATCAAGGACGACAATGTCGAAGACTACCTGCGTGCAGCGGATTTCCTGAATGCCGGCCGGTTCGATACCGTGTGCCTGCAGCACGAATTCGGCATTTTCGGCGGCGAAGCCGGCGCCCATATCCTCCCGCTGCTGGCGCGCCTGACCATGCCGGTCGTAACGACGCTTCATACCGTATTGGCCAACCCGTCAGCCAAGCAACGCGCGGTCATGGAGCGCATCGTCGATGCGTCGTCGAAGGTGGTGGTGATGGCCAACAAGGCTCGCGAGCTACTGCGCAGCGTCTACCTCGTGCCGGACGACAAGATCGAGGTGATCGCCCACGGCATTCCCGATGTCGCCTTTGCCGGGCCCGATGCGGCGAAGGCCAGGCTCGGATTTGACGGCAAGTCGGTCATTCTGACGTTCGGGCTGCTGTCCCCCAACAAGGGCATCGAAGTCATGATCGATGCAATGCCCTCGATTCTGAAACACCGCGCGAATGCGGTGTATGTCGTGCTCGGCGCAACGCACCCCAATCTGGTTCGAGACCAGGGCGAAGCCTATCGTGAAAGTCTGATGGCGCGGGTCCGCGCGCTGGGCGTCGAGGACCACGTGGTGTTCCTCGACCGGTTCGTAGATCAGGCCACGCTGCTCGAATTCATCTCGATGTGCGACGTCTATGTCACGCCCTATCTCAACGAGGCCCAGATGACCTCTGGAACCTTGGCTTACAGTTTTGGGCTCGGGAAGGCGGTGGTGTCGACGCCCTACTGGCACGCACGCGAGCTGCTTACTGACGGATGCGGAGTTCTGGTACCATTCGGCGATGCGGCGGCGATCGGCGGTGAAATTGCCAAACTGCTCACCGACGACCCGCGCCGGCAAGAGATGGGCCAACGCGCATACGCCATGAGCCGGATGATGACGTGGGAACGCACGGCCGAGCGTTACATGTCCGCCTTCGAGGCCGCGCGGCAGGGTCATCGGCTCAAGGTCTTTGCGCGTCCCGATTCCGGCGCGCCGGAACCACGCGGCCCCGCTGCGCCCGACATGCAGATCGGCCATTTCATGACGATGTGCGACGACATCGGCTTGTTCCAGCACGCGGTTCAGTCGGTGCCGGATCGCTCGCACGGCTATTGCGTCGATGACAATGCCCGGGCGTTGCTCTTGGCCTGCGCCCTCAACAATCCCGGCGAACAGGCGTTGCCGGAAATCCTGACGACCCGCTTTGCGGCGTTCGTGCAGCATGCGTGGAATCCCGACATCAGGCGATTTCGCAACTTCATGGGCTTCAACCGAACATGGCTCGAGGACAGAGGCTCGGAAGACAGTCACGGGCGGACGCTATGGGCATTGGGCGAGGCGGCGCGCGGAGACGCAAGCCCGTCGCGGCGCAGGTGGGCCACCGATTTGTTCGCCCAGGCTTTGTCGACGGCCGAGAGCTTCAGCTCGCCCCGCGCGTGGGCGTTCATGCTGCTAGGTCTGGACGCTTATTGCACTGTTGCTCCGGATGATCTCCACGCGAGGGAAGTCCGGCATGCGCTTGCTGACAGGTTGATGTCCTGTCTTGCGTCGGTAGAGACGCCGGACTGGGTGTGGTTCGAGGAAGGGCTCGCTTACGACAACGCGCGATTGCCGCAAGCCTTGATGCTGACAGGGATGACGACTCAAACGCCGCAATACCGCGATGCCGGATTGCGCTCATTGCGCTGGCTGATGACGCAGCAGACGAGCGTGGCAGGTCATTTCCGGCCGGTGGGCACCGCCAGCTTCGGCGAACAGCGGCAACATCCCCGCGCCTTCGATCAGCAACCCGTGGAAGCCACGGCAACAATCGCTGCCTGCCTGACGGCGTGGCGTGCGGACGGCGATGCCGAGTGGAAAACCATGGCCATGCGCGCCTTTGGCTGGTTTCTGGGCAGCAATGATCTGTCCGTAGCACTGGTCGATCCGCACACCGGGAGCTGCCGCGATGGATTGCATCCCGATCGCGCCAACGAAAACCGTGGAGGCGAGTCGGTCGTCTGCTATTTGCTTGGACTTGCGGAGATTCGTCAGCTCGCGCGCGTCAACACCAGCCTGAACAAGCCCACGTCCTTACGCGCCGTGGGCGCTTGA
- a CDS encoding MFS transporter, whose protein sequence is MQDVEKRVIGKVMWRLIPFLILCYFVAYLDRVNVSFAKLHMNEALGLSEAAFGLGAGLFFVGYFLFEVPSNIFLEKVGARVWIARIMITWGIVSAAFAFIPSISAATGIPTTGVFYSLRLLLGACEAGFFPGIIFYLTLWFPAVYRARVISLFMLAIPISSIIGSPISGMLLGLTGWGLDGWQWLFILEALPSVLVGIGVLIYLTDLPRQARWLQRDEIAWLENVQATEKLNKEKVEHLSLGQALTDPRILMCALVYFCLNAASYGVAFFLPTIIKGFGVSDTQTGLLAALPFVFGAVGMVLLGRHSDRTMERKGHVAVALLMAAIGIGLAGFVSNAVVVMALLCFAQIGVSAVPPMFWPLPASFLTGASAAAGIAAINSLGNLSGFAGPYAMGYLKDLTGNFTAGLLLLAGCALAGAIVVVMLRIDARREHLSGEIAMAH, encoded by the coding sequence ATGCAAGACGTCGAGAAACGTGTCATCGGCAAGGTGATGTGGCGGCTCATTCCGTTCCTGATCCTGTGTTACTTCGTGGCTTATCTCGACCGGGTCAATGTCAGCTTTGCCAAGCTGCACATGAACGAGGCGCTCGGCTTGAGTGAAGCAGCCTTTGGATTGGGCGCAGGCCTGTTCTTCGTCGGTTATTTTCTGTTTGAAGTACCGTCCAACATCTTTCTGGAGAAGGTCGGCGCGCGCGTGTGGATCGCCCGCATCATGATCACGTGGGGGATCGTCTCGGCGGCCTTCGCGTTCATCCCATCGATATCGGCGGCGACCGGAATTCCGACGACGGGCGTCTTCTACTCGCTCCGTCTGCTGCTCGGCGCCTGCGAGGCAGGCTTCTTTCCGGGCATCATCTTCTATTTGACCCTGTGGTTCCCGGCGGTTTACCGCGCCAGGGTCATCAGCCTGTTCATGCTGGCGATCCCGATATCATCCATCATCGGATCGCCAATCTCCGGGATGCTGCTAGGCCTGACCGGCTGGGGACTGGACGGCTGGCAGTGGCTGTTCATTCTCGAGGCGCTGCCATCGGTTCTGGTGGGCATCGGCGTCCTGATCTACCTGACCGATTTGCCGCGCCAGGCGCGTTGGCTGCAACGGGATGAAATTGCGTGGCTGGAGAACGTGCAGGCGACCGAGAAGCTGAACAAGGAAAAGGTCGAGCACCTGTCCCTGGGGCAGGCGCTCACGGATCCGCGCATTCTCATGTGCGCGTTGGTGTATTTCTGCCTGAATGCCGCAAGCTACGGAGTGGCGTTCTTCCTGCCGACCATCATCAAGGGGTTTGGCGTCAGCGATACCCAGACCGGATTGCTTGCGGCGCTGCCCTTTGTCTTCGGCGCCGTGGGCATGGTGCTGCTCGGTCGTCATTCGGATCGGACCATGGAACGAAAGGGTCACGTCGCGGTGGCACTGCTCATGGCCGCGATTGGAATCGGATTGGCAGGGTTCGTCTCAAACGCCGTCGTCGTCATGGCGCTGCTTTGTTTTGCACAGATCGGCGTCTCCGCGGTACCCCCGATGTTCTGGCCGCTGCCGGCGAGTTTCCTGACGGGCGCATCGGCCGCCGCCGGCATTGCCGCGATCAACTCGCTCGGAAATCTTTCGGGTTTCGCCGGTCCCTACGCGATGGGCTATCTGAAGGATCTGACCGGCAACTTTACCGCCGGCCTTCTCCTGCTGGCGGGGTGCGCGCTGGCGGGCGCGATCGTTGTCGTGATGTTGCGGATTGATGCAAGGCGCGAGCATTTGTCGGGTGAGATCGCGATGGCGCACTAA
- a CDS encoding transcriptional regulator, with amino-acid sequence MSDDRELHRAAKANRERLAVAHREVVLQEEAKNAVDIRENMARLKELRLAKEARETRTQISKANQRPAPKPGRSR; translated from the coding sequence ATGAGTGACGATCGGGAACTTCATCGCGCTGCCAAAGCGAACCGAGAGCGCCTTGCGGTCGCGCATCGCGAGGTGGTCTTGCAAGAAGAGGCAAAAAATGCCGTTGATATTCGCGAAAACATGGCGCGCCTCAAGGAACTGAGATTGGCCAAGGAAGCACGAGAGACTCGAACGCAAATCTCCAAAGCGAACCAGCGCCCGGCGCCTAAGCCGGGACGATCCAGATAA
- a CDS encoding alpha/beta fold hydrolase has protein sequence MAFSQTRSSAFLSDCLAAFRRYPAIAAFAGAATLVAATAIANRHLADKAQRDNPPRGRFIDVDGVRLHYVERGNGRPLVLFHGNGSMIQDFESSGLIDLAAENYRVIVFDRPGFGHSLRPRNVVWTPEAQADLFRKAFDGLGVQRAIVLGHSWGASVAVALAIRHPSFVEALVLASGYYFPTARADAVASSLSATPALGDIISYTVSPILGRLMWPAMLRKVFGPQPIPGKFAGFPKEMAVRPSQLRASAGESTLMVPAAFASSKTYGELDMPTIILAGENDRLIDIDEQSARLHDEVKQSKLHRIAGAGHMIQQSATRDLMAAIDEAAAETLH, from the coding sequence ATGGCTTTTTCGCAAACACGTTCTTCAGCATTCCTATCCGACTGTCTGGCCGCCTTCAGGCGATATCCCGCCATCGCCGCCTTTGCTGGGGCCGCTACTCTTGTGGCGGCGACGGCGATCGCGAACCGGCATCTTGCCGATAAAGCGCAGCGTGATAACCCGCCACGGGGTCGGTTCATCGACGTCGACGGGGTTCGGCTGCACTATGTGGAGCGCGGCAATGGCCGGCCGCTGGTTCTCTTCCACGGCAATGGCAGCATGATCCAGGATTTCGAGTCGAGCGGCCTGATCGATCTGGCAGCCGAGAATTACCGGGTGATCGTGTTCGACCGACCGGGATTCGGGCATAGCCTGCGGCCGCGAAACGTGGTTTGGACGCCGGAGGCACAGGCGGACCTGTTCAGGAAGGCATTTGATGGGCTGGGCGTTCAGCGAGCCATCGTACTCGGGCATTCGTGGGGGGCGTCGGTCGCGGTTGCGCTGGCGATAAGGCATCCTTCCTTCGTCGAAGCGCTGGTGCTGGCATCGGGATACTATTTTCCGACCGCGCGAGCCGACGCAGTGGCCTCATCTCTATCCGCTACACCCGCGCTTGGCGATATCATCAGCTACACCGTCTCTCCGATCCTGGGTCGATTGATGTGGCCGGCAATGTTGCGCAAGGTGTTTGGCCCGCAACCAATCCCCGGCAAATTCGCCGGCTTTCCGAAGGAAATGGCCGTCCGGCCATCACAGCTCCGCGCCAGTGCGGGGGAATCGACGTTGATGGTCCCCGCTGCATTTGCTTCCTCGAAGACCTACGGCGAACTCGACATGCCGACGATCATACTCGCGGGCGAGAATGATCGTTTGATCGATATCGATGAGCAATCGGCCAGGCTGCATGACGAGGTCAAGCAGAGCAAGCTGCACCGCATTGCCGGAGCCGGACATATGATCCAGCAATCTGCCACGCGAGATCTAATGGCGGCTATCGACGAAGCCGCTGCCGAGACCCTGCACTAG
- a CDS encoding glycoside hydrolase family 130 protein, with the protein MSQATFLNRQALHLRPDPARVIVRPFKPATEPRDLNPTDKMRANHIVERVLALDQEAVAAQLADVLDNFKGRHRNLLERFEARADEMEDAFATHGVFSKKQRQLVGAYFLNEYSFEASALFNPSIVAHPDQSGAPKGGVRFILSLRAIGEGHVSSLTFRTGTIAADGSLAVDPTARLASIPRICHRISGPDGERVELIFKPEEDLTERVIFPVTESQSNGIEDARFVEFSDGDRKTYYATYTAYSGRAIRSELIETSDFTSFRLAPLRGAAARNKGMALFPRKIGGQYAMIARQDNENLYLIYSDDLHTWDGGQAILKPQFPWEFVQIGNCGSPIELDEGWLLLTHGVGPVRKYSIGAALLDKHDPSKVLARSREPLLRPEPSEREGYVPNVVYTCGGMRHNNQIILPYAVSDTFSNFATIEISELINAMKC; encoded by the coding sequence GTGTCACAAGCTACCTTCCTGAACCGGCAGGCGCTTCATCTGCGTCCCGATCCCGCGCGAGTTATCGTGCGGCCATTCAAGCCGGCGACTGAACCGCGCGATCTCAACCCCACCGACAAGATGCGCGCAAATCATATCGTCGAGCGAGTTCTCGCACTCGATCAGGAAGCCGTTGCCGCTCAGCTCGCGGACGTCCTGGACAATTTCAAGGGGCGGCATCGCAACCTGTTGGAAAGATTCGAGGCCCGCGCGGACGAAATGGAGGACGCTTTCGCGACGCATGGCGTCTTCTCAAAGAAGCAGCGCCAGCTGGTCGGCGCCTATTTCCTCAATGAGTATTCATTCGAAGCCTCTGCCTTGTTCAATCCGAGCATCGTGGCGCACCCCGATCAATCGGGAGCGCCGAAGGGCGGCGTGCGCTTCATCCTCAGTCTCCGTGCCATAGGCGAAGGGCATGTATCGTCACTGACGTTTCGAACCGGGACCATTGCGGCTGACGGCAGTCTGGCTGTTGATCCGACGGCTCGGCTCGCGTCGATTCCGAGGATTTGCCATCGCATATCGGGGCCGGACGGCGAGCGTGTCGAGCTGATTTTCAAGCCCGAAGAAGACCTGACCGAGCGCGTCATCTTTCCCGTCACAGAATCCCAATCGAACGGCATAGAGGACGCGCGCTTTGTCGAATTCAGCGACGGCGATCGAAAGACGTATTACGCGACCTATACCGCTTACAGCGGTCGAGCCATCCGCTCCGAATTAATCGAGACCAGTGATTTCACGTCGTTTCGACTGGCGCCCCTACGAGGGGCTGCGGCTCGGAACAAGGGCATGGCACTGTTCCCGCGCAAGATCGGCGGCCAGTATGCCATGATCGCGAGGCAGGACAATGAGAACCTGTATCTAATCTATTCAGACGACCTCCACACGTGGGATGGCGGTCAAGCCATTTTGAAACCGCAGTTTCCCTGGGAGTTCGTCCAGATCGGCAATTGCGGGTCGCCGATCGAACTCGATGAGGGTTGGCTGCTGCTGACGCACGGTGTCGGCCCGGTCCGCAAATACTCGATCGGTGCGGCGCTGCTCGACAAGCACGACCCATCCAAGGTGCTGGCACGTTCGCGCGAGCCGCTATTGCGGCCTGAACCATCCGAGCGTGAAGGATACGTCCCTAACGTCGTTTATACGTGCGGCGGGATGCGGCACAATAACCAGATCATCCTGCCATATGCCGTGTCCGACACATTCTCAAATTTCGCAACGATCGAGATTTCCGAGCTCATAAACGCGATGAAATGCTAG
- a CDS encoding general stress protein gives MTVTISRLYDNHNDAQQAVRRLEAAGVPHSDISIVANNSDSWFNTDKKVDRDGDGVDDRAEGAGTGAGIGAGVGGTAGLLAGLGLLAIPGLGPVVAAGWLAATAVGAAAGAATGGIVGALTQAGVSEEDAHSYAEGVRRGGTLVSARVADADQSRFDAILNESAINLRDRSAAWQKAGWKSFDPASKPYGAEEIRKERQQYGGALR, from the coding sequence ATGACCGTTACAATTTCTCGTCTTTACGACAACCACAATGATGCCCAGCAGGCTGTTCGACGCCTGGAAGCCGCAGGCGTGCCGCACTCGGACATCAGCATCGTCGCCAACAATTCAGACAGCTGGTTCAACACCGACAAGAAGGTGGACCGCGACGGCGATGGGGTCGACGATCGCGCCGAGGGTGCCGGGACAGGCGCCGGCATTGGTGCGGGCGTGGGTGGCACGGCCGGCCTTCTTGCCGGGCTCGGCCTGCTGGCGATCCCCGGCCTCGGGCCCGTTGTCGCAGCCGGCTGGCTGGCCGCGACGGCGGTCGGCGCAGCCGCAGGTGCAGCTACCGGCGGAATTGTCGGAGCGCTGACGCAGGCTGGCGTTTCGGAAGAGGACGCGCACTCCTATGCCGAGGGCGTCCGTCGTGGCGGCACGCTGGTGTCGGCACGCGTGGCCGATGCAGACCAGTCTCGCTTCGATGCAATATTGAACGAGTCGGCCATCAACCTGCGTGACCGCAGCGCTGCCTGGCAAAAGGCCGGGTGGAAATCATTCGATCCGGCCAGCAAGCCCTACGGCGCCGAGGAGATTCGCAAGGAGCGGCAGCAATACGGTGGCGCGCTTCGCTAG
- a CDS encoding sensor histidine kinase, whose protein sequence is MPVWNEKHLRAATDAAGVALWAWNVDTDAITMDERAYDLWDVPKSEKHITFEILSRNIHPADLERVRSAFAATRAIVGAYEIDFRILFDGDIRWISARGQGDDADIADRTMFGIFLDVTQRKQAEEANELLAGEMSHRVKNLLTIATALTQFTSRSAATKEDMAHELTNRLMALGRAQDLIRPIPGRKSERALLGDLVSILLAPYDEREASVRIRVSVPKMNVGEMSSTTLALVLHELATNSAKYGSLSLASGTLDVSCNAHGDEVVVTWTERGGPPLKAPARLDGFGSKLVQRSMAAQLGGSIAFDWSEEGLVVTLIMSKDRLAR, encoded by the coding sequence ATGCCGGTTTGGAATGAAAAGCACTTGCGTGCTGCGACCGACGCCGCCGGCGTGGCCTTGTGGGCCTGGAACGTGGATACGGACGCTATTACGATGGACGAACGCGCCTACGACCTGTGGGACGTTCCGAAGAGTGAAAAACACATCACATTCGAGATCTTGTCCAGGAACATCCATCCTGCTGATCTGGAACGAGTCAGGTCTGCGTTTGCCGCTACTCGCGCAATAGTAGGCGCTTACGAGATTGACTTTCGCATCTTGTTCGACGGCGACATCCGTTGGATCTCCGCGCGCGGGCAAGGCGACGATGCGGACATCGCCGATCGAACCATGTTTGGCATCTTCCTCGATGTTACCCAACGCAAGCAAGCCGAAGAAGCGAACGAGTTGCTTGCCGGTGAGATGAGCCATCGCGTGAAGAACCTTCTGACTATCGCGACCGCGCTTACTCAATTTACATCGCGTTCGGCCGCAACCAAAGAAGACATGGCCCACGAGCTAACAAATCGGCTGATGGCCTTGGGACGTGCACAGGATCTCATTCGCCCCATACCGGGAAGGAAGAGCGAACGAGCGCTTCTTGGTGACCTCGTCTCCATCTTGCTCGCGCCTTACGACGAAAGAGAGGCGAGCGTCCGCATTCGCGTTTCGGTGCCGAAGATGAATGTCGGCGAGATGTCGAGTACAACGCTCGCTCTTGTGCTGCACGAACTGGCAACGAACTCGGCGAAATACGGTTCGCTATCGCTGGCAAGCGGCACCTTGGACGTGTCGTGCAATGCCCATGGCGACGAAGTCGTCGTGACCTGGACCGAGCGGGGCGGCCCGCCTCTTAAGGCTCCCGCAAGGCTCGATGGCTTTGGAAGCAAATTGGTGCAGCGGAGCATGGCGGCCCAACTCGGTGGCTCCATCGCATTCGACTGGTCGGAAGAGGGGCTGGTCGTTACGCTGATCATGAGCAAAGATCGCCTGGCAAGGTGA